Proteins co-encoded in one Deltaproteobacteria bacterium genomic window:
- a CDS encoding FHA domain-containing protein produces MDVGRPDERPRRERRRTARSEADLPGLILLTGRGEKRVRTGNVSLGGLMVRTDGPLPTNQEIRIGFIAGSSPIEAEGRVVYSLKMGSGYVSGFSFIRVSPNDMRNLTRYLEGLRSLGSEEAGPDRLQGVAGEGKGSADATEVILPDSRVSALLIMKGDDGSEKKIYEINHEVTSIGRHEDNDIVLADPSVSAHHAKIRFEEGSYFIYDFASTNGTRVNGIKTYRKRIKDGDMIEIGQPAFTFLIKRRRSRSPRVAGD; encoded by the coding sequence ATGGATGTCGGCAGGCCCGACGAGAGACCCCGGCGCGAGCGGCGCAGAACGGCTCGTTCAGAAGCGGATCTTCCCGGGTTGATCCTCCTCACAGGCCGCGGGGAGAAGAGGGTGAGGACCGGTAACGTGAGTCTCGGTGGGCTCATGGTTCGGACCGACGGACCCCTGCCGACGAACCAGGAGATCCGGATCGGCTTTATCGCGGGTTCCTCGCCCATCGAAGCCGAAGGGAGGGTCGTATATTCACTAAAGATGGGTTCTGGCTATGTCTCGGGTTTCTCATTTATCAGGGTCTCTCCCAACGACATGAGGAACCTTACCAGGTACCTCGAGGGGCTCAGGTCCCTCGGCTCGGAGGAAGCCGGACCGGACCGGTTGCAGGGGGTTGCCGGAGAGGGGAAAGGATCGGCCGACGCGACCGAGGTGATTCTTCCCGATTCCCGTGTCTCGGCCCTGCTTATCATGAAAGGGGATGATGGGTCCGAAAAGAAGATCTACGAAATCAACCACGAGGTGACCTCTATCGGGCGGCATGAAGACAATGATATCGTGCTGGCCGACCCCTCGGTCTCAGCCCATCACGCGAAGATCAGGTTTGAAGAAGGCAGCTATTTCATCTATGACTTTGCTTCGACAAACGGGACACGGGTAAACGGTATCAAAACATATCGCAAAAGGATCAAGGACGGTGACATGATCGAGATCGGCCAACCCGCCTTCACCTTTCTGATCAAGAGAAGGAGGTCCCGATCTCCAAGAGTCGCGGGCGATTAG
- a CDS encoding extracellular solute-binding protein: MKKILQGLFVFVAAALLLGSAMPTLAGSKTLSLITWEGYVTDKMIADFKEQTGITVEVTYIANNDELISKMRATGGEGYDLAQPSIDNTPEAQRNFGIYQPLDFSKIKIMDNIIPSLAKAVTRMSTIDGKVYSIPYTWGTSGIIVNTEKIRKKSYSYMDLYDPKWCGRVTTRFRWPTFAGAGYGLGWNVFRNFKSEFLFKNMIENITDFLISRKKCIRTYWTTRQQNIDLMASGECWISQGWDGTGWLLSKKYPYIKFFAPEEGALGWIDTFCISAGAENIEGAYKWINFVMTPEKAGELIEKGGFLSAVKGATDYLAPEQKRLIRESFPPAAIANINWYPTIPSYVNELRAQAEEKLKAAR, translated from the coding sequence ATGAAGAAGATTCTGCAAGGTTTGTTTGTTTTTGTCGCGGCGGCACTCCTTCTCGGGAGTGCCATGCCCACCCTTGCCGGCTCCAAGACCCTCTCCCTTATAACCTGGGAGGGCTATGTCACCGACAAGATGATCGCGGATTTCAAGGAGCAGACGGGGATCACCGTGGAGGTGACCTACATTGCCAACAATGACGAGCTGATCAGCAAGATGCGGGCCACAGGCGGCGAGGGATACGACCTGGCCCAACCCTCGATCGACAACACCCCTGAGGCGCAGAGAAACTTCGGAATATACCAGCCCCTCGATTTTTCCAAGATCAAGATCATGGACAATATCATTCCTTCACTGGCAAAGGCCGTGACGAGGATGTCCACAATCGACGGAAAGGTGTACTCCATTCCCTATACATGGGGAACCTCGGGAATCATCGTCAACACCGAGAAGATCAGGAAGAAGTCCTACTCCTACATGGACCTGTACGATCCGAAATGGTGCGGCCGGGTCACGACCCGATTCCGCTGGCCGACCTTTGCGGGGGCGGGGTATGGTCTGGGTTGGAACGTCTTTCGGAATTTCAAGAGCGAATTTCTCTTCAAGAACATGATCGAGAACATTACGGATTTCCTGATCTCCAGGAAGAAGTGCATAAGGACCTACTGGACGACCCGCCAGCAGAACATCGACCTCATGGCGAGCGGAGAGTGCTGGATCTCCCAGGGATGGGACGGCACGGGCTGGCTTCTCAGCAAGAAATACCCTTATATCAAGTTTTTTGCCCCTGAAGAAGGGGCCCTGGGCTGGATCGATACGTTCTGTATCTCCGCCGGGGCTGAGAACATCGAAGGGGCGTACAAGTGGATCAACTTTGTGATGACCCCCGAAAAGGCGGGCGAGCTCATCGAGAAAGGCGGTTTTCTCTCGGCCGTGAAGGGGGCGACCGACTACCTGGCTCCAGAGCAGAAAAGGCTCATCAGGGAGAGCTTTCCGCCTGCGGCCATCGCAAACATCAACTGGTATCCGACCATTCCCAGCTATGTCAATGAACTAAGGGCCCAAGCCGAGGAGAAGCTGAAGGCGGCAAGGTAG